A single genomic interval of Methanophagales archaeon harbors:
- a CDS encoding ABC transporter permease produces the protein MPRGKEEHRTWSYIIAGLLLLIVWHLASLILDSPALPAPLTVFYALIDRMRTDLYLHLLISALRVIYGIALAGSLAVPLGLLSYNNRFDRIIAPIVYLLYPIPHIVLLPLIILLFGISDLSKIILIAIIVFFQILVTTRDEARNLSSNYIFSILSLGATPIDIYRHVILPACLPAILTAMRISVGTAIAVLFFVESFATQRGLGYLIMYSWSMMDYPALYASIVAMALLGFSLYLILECVERKLCAWVYLQ, from the coding sequence ATGCCGCGAGGTAAGGAGGAGCATAGAACATGGAGCTACATAATCGCCGGGCTACTATTACTCATAGTCTGGCATCTCGCATCACTTATACTGGACTCACCAGCACTGCCAGCACCGCTAACTGTATTCTATGCGCTTATAGACCGTATGAGAACGGATTTATACCTTCATCTCCTCATCAGTGCACTCAGAGTTATCTATGGCATTGCACTTGCAGGCTCGCTCGCTGTGCCTCTCGGGCTATTGAGCTATAATAACCGCTTTGATAGAATCATTGCCCCTATTGTTTATCTCCTGTACCCGATTCCACATATCGTGCTTCTCCCCCTTATCATCCTCCTATTTGGTATCAGTGACCTCTCCAAGATAATTCTGATAGCAATTATAGTCTTCTTTCAGATTCTCGTGACTACACGTGATGAGGCACGCAATTTAAGCTCGAACTACATATTCTCAATACTATCTCTGGGTGCAACCCCCATAGATATATACAGGCATGTGATTCTACCGGCATGTCTGCCCGCTATACTCACCGCAATGCGAATAAGTGTAGGCACCGCAATTGCAGTGTTATTCTTCGTTGAGTCTTTCGCAACCCAGCGAGGACTGGGATATCTGATCATGTATTCATGGAGCATGATGGATTATCCCGCTTTATACGCCTCGATAGTAGCTATGGCGCTGCTTGGATTCTCTCTATATCTAATTCTGGAGTGTGTGGAGAGGAAGCTCTGTGCATGGGTGTATTTACAGTAG
- a CDS encoding ABC transporter ATP-binding protein, whose amino-acid sequence MIEARNLSMVYPDGTEALRDLNLVIHRGASCSIIGPSGCGKTTLLFILAGLLKPTKGQVLLGAREIVSPARGVALILQDYGLFPWKTVYENVALGLKLQGMRKRERRAIVMSLLKELGLKEFVNHYPKQLSGGMQQRVGFARALALKPAILLMDEPLSSLDALTRETLQNFLLSLWKNNGMTMVLVTHSIEEAVFLGREIIVLSHRPGHVVKIVENFNAGDENYRSKEAFFAKCREVRRSIEHGAT is encoded by the coding sequence ATGATCGAAGCAAGGAATCTGAGCATGGTATATCCGGATGGTACAGAAGCACTGCGTGATCTCAATCTTGTGATACACAGAGGTGCGAGCTGTTCCATCATCGGTCCTTCTGGCTGCGGCAAGACTACTCTCCTGTTCATCCTCGCAGGGCTTCTGAAGCCAACGAAGGGGCAGGTACTGCTTGGAGCACGTGAGATAGTATCACCTGCAAGAGGAGTAGCACTTATACTCCAGGATTACGGACTATTCCCGTGGAAGACGGTCTACGAGAATGTCGCTCTGGGTCTAAAGCTGCAAGGGATGCGTAAGAGAGAGCGGAGAGCGATAGTGATGTCACTCCTAAAAGAGCTCGGGTTGAAGGAATTCGTAAATCACTATCCAAAACAGCTATCAGGCGGGATGCAACAGCGAGTAGGATTTGCAAGAGCACTGGCTTTAAAGCCTGCGATACTGCTGATGGATGAGCCTCTATCTTCGCTCGATGCCCTGACAAGGGAGACGTTGCAGAATTTCCTGCTCTCACTCTGGAAGAATAACGGGATGACCATGGTACTGGTGACGCATAGCATAGAGGAGGCGGTATTTCTCGGCAGGGAGATAATCGTTCTCTCGCACAGACCGGGTCATGTGGTAAAGATAGTGGAGAACTTTAATGCGGGCGACGAGAATTATAGAAGCAAGGAGGCTTTCTTCGCTAAATGCCGCGAGGTAAGGAGGAGCATAGAACATGGAGCTACATAA
- a CDS encoding ABC transporter substrate-binding protein gives MRREIAITLILIAIAIACCGCITNTNQEEGGSIVATKIKIGLMPDEATLPYYVAAQEGIFTNHGLDVEIIPFQSAMERDSALIAGEIDAAENDPVGVILMRNAGYDLKIVSLELQETPAKMRFAIIASPASNISSVADLEGKKIAISMNTIIEYITDTLVGDTEVKVKKVEVKKVPLRMQMLLSNEIDAATLPEPLASYALYKGAKLVISDSMLNRTISQTVIVFRADFLNNHPEAVHEFLAAYGEAVNRINANPEKYRALLVEKTHIPPEIASNYTIATYLQPQVYPKTDFDTVIHWLRAKNLLHRTVLYEDTVWRGESR, from the coding sequence AGCCATCACTCTGATTTTAATTGCGATTGCAATAGCGTGCTGTGGCTGTATAACAAACACGAATCAAGAAGAAGGAGGTAGCATAGTAGCAACGAAGATTAAGATAGGCTTGATGCCCGACGAGGCGACATTGCCATACTACGTCGCCGCTCAGGAAGGAATCTTCACCAATCATGGGCTGGACGTTGAGATAATACCTTTCCAGAGTGCCATGGAGCGTGACAGTGCACTGATAGCAGGCGAGATAGACGCAGCGGAGAACGACCCTGTGGGTGTTATTTTGATGCGAAACGCAGGCTATGATCTCAAAATTGTCTCACTTGAGTTACAGGAAACACCAGCTAAGATGCGGTTCGCTATCATTGCCTCTCCAGCCTCTAATATAAGCTCAGTTGCAGACTTGGAAGGTAAGAAGATTGCAATCTCCATGAACACAATCATAGAATACATAACCGATACTTTAGTGGGAGATACAGAGGTAAAGGTGAAGAAGGTGGAAGTGAAGAAGGTCCCGCTGCGAATGCAGATGCTACTGAGTAATGAGATAGACGCTGCCACTCTTCCTGAGCCTTTGGCAAGTTATGCGCTATATAAGGGCGCTAAACTCGTTATCTCCGATTCCATGCTGAATCGAACGATATCACAAACTGTAATAGTATTCAGAGCGGATTTCTTAAATAATCATCCAGAAGCTGTACATGAGTTCTTAGCAGCATACGGTGAAGCAGTGAACCGAATAAACGCGAATCCCGAGAAATATCGGGCACTGCTTGTGGAGAAGACGCACATCCCGCCAGAGATAGCATCGAACTATACGATAGCGACCTACCTCCAGCCACAGGTATACCCAAAGACTGACTTCGATACGGTCATTCACTGGCTACGAGCTAAGAATTTACTCCATAGAACCGTCTTGTATGAGGATACTGTCTGGCGCGGCGAATCCCGCTGA